A genomic stretch from Cyprinus carpio isolate SPL01 chromosome A12, ASM1834038v1, whole genome shotgun sequence includes:
- the dnajb12b gene encoding dnaJ homolog subfamily B member 12b, giving the protein MEVNRDEAERCIEIALGALEGAQPERARRFLEKAQRLFPTRRARELLASLEQNGEASSQRAADGTEAGQRRPEVSSNDSSKPYTPEQAEAVRRIKQCKNYYEILGVQKDASEDDLKKAYRKLALKFHPDKNHAPGATEAFKAIGNAYAVLSNVEKRRQYDQFGSGRSSQTNDTHFEADISPEDLFNMFFGGGFPSSESEPVFVRLKGILGNERTFTGCGGLALLMQLMPILILVIVSALSQIMVTNPPYSLSFRPSAGHTHKRVTEILGVTYYVNERFSQDYSGASLKRVESSVEDDYVSNLRNNCWREKQQKEGLLYRARYFGDSDLYQRAQRMGTPSCSRLSEVQASLHG; this is encoded by the exons ATGGAGGTGAACCGGGATGAAGCGGAGCGATGCATCGAGATCGCGCTCGGAGCGCTGGAGGGCGCGCAGCCGGAGAGAGCGCGCAGGTTCCTGGAGAAAGCGCAGCGGCTTTTCCCGACGCGGAGAGCGCGGG AGCTGCTGGCGTCTCTGGAGCAGAACGGCGAGGCGTCGTCTCAGAGAGCCGCTGATGGCACAGAAGCTGGTCAGCGCAGGCCTGAGGTCAGCAGTAACGACTCCAGTAAACCCTACACACCTGAGCAGGCCGAGGCCGTCAGAAG AATAAAGCAGTGCAAGAACTATTATGAGATTCTTGGCGTGCAGAAAGATGCTTCTGAAGACGACCTTAAGAAGGCTTACAGAAAACTGGCGTTAAAGTTTCACCCTGATAAGAATCACGCTCCGGGAGCCACGGAGGCGTTTAAAG CTATAGGAAACGCTTATGCAGTTCTGTCTAACGTGGAGAAGAGACGGCAGTACGATCAGTTCGGCTCGGGGCGATCCAGCCAGACCAACGACACACACTTCGAGGCCGATATTTCACCTGAAGATCTCTTCAACATGTTCTTCGGAGGAGGATTCCCTTCGAGTGAGTCTGAGCCTGTGTTTGTGCGGCTGAAGGGCATCTTGGGTAATGAAAGGACATTTACTGGCTGC ggagGTCTCGCTCTTCTCATGCAGTTGATGCCCATCCTCATCCTCGTCATCGTATCAGCGCTCAGTCAGATAATGGTGACCAACCCTCCCTACAGCCTCAGCTTCAGAcc GTCAGCGGGTCACACACACAAGCGCGTGACGGAGATTCTGGGTGTGACGTATTACGTGAACGAGCGATTCTCTCAGGACTACAGCGGCGCGAGTCTGAAACGAGTGGAGAGCAGCGTGGAGGACGACTACGTCTCCAACCTCAGGAACAACTGCTGGAGAGAGAAACAACAGA aggagGGTCTGCTGTACCGTGCGCGGTATTTCGGGGACAGTGATCTGTACCAGCGGGCTCAGCGGATGGGAACCCCGAGCTGCTCTCGTCTGTCTGAGGTTCAGGCGTCTTTACACGGATAG